Proteins found in one Brevibacillus brevis genomic segment:
- a CDS encoding Crp/Fnr family transcriptional regulator has product MILHKGEVLFRQGETGPLYHLKSGLLKIVRVHADGALTLVNIIVPDEIIPHHSLMSPNPYYGTAIALVTCEIEVLSAPDWYRHLDDNPEKCRDIALQLQGKLRMMQQRIDQLTEVSPAEKLRKLQLWFQSFIPVASLSELLTQDEIGQLIGLRRETVNRLLRAQAANRE; this is encoded by the coding sequence ATGATCCTGCACAAGGGAGAAGTCCTGTTTCGACAAGGAGAAACAGGACCGCTCTATCATCTGAAGAGCGGTCTGTTAAAAATCGTTCGGGTACATGCAGACGGAGCATTGACGCTGGTCAACATCATCGTTCCAGATGAGATCATTCCGCATCATTCATTGATGAGCCCGAATCCCTATTACGGGACAGCAATCGCTCTCGTGACCTGTGAGATCGAAGTGCTGTCTGCCCCGGATTGGTATCGCCATCTGGATGACAATCCTGAAAAGTGTCGTGATATCGCGCTACAGCTGCAAGGGAAGCTACGGATGATGCAGCAGCGTATCGACCAACTGACCGAAGTCTCTCCTGCTGAAAAGCTTCGCAAGCTCCAGCTTTGGTTTCAGTCATTCATCCCTGTCGCCTCGCTTTCGGAGTTACTGACTCAGGATGAAATTGGTCAACTCATCGGGCTTCGCCGCGAGACGGTAAATCGACTGCTGCGGGCTCAAGCTGCGAATCGCGAGTAA
- the hmpA gene encoding NO-inducible flavohemoprotein — protein MLSQKTIEIIKSTVPVLEVHGTAITKRFYQMMFAKHPELLNIFNHANQKQGRQQTALANAVYAAALYIDKLETILPVVKQIGHKHRSLGVKAEHYPIVGENLLAAIKDVLGDAATDEILQAWAEAYGVIADAFIGVEHEMYEEASGQPGGWGDFREFIVQRKVKESDVITSFYLVPADGQPISSYEPGQYISVKVELPGEEFTHIRQYSLSDAPGNAYYRISVKREDAMQDKPAGKVSVYLSEEVKEGDSLQLSAPAGDFTLQQEDSRPVVLLSGGVGLTPMISMLNTLIKSGTDRPITFIHAAKNGKVHAMRQAVEELAAKHPQLSVHWCYTQPTEQDRLNGAFQKEGYIDLPWLQKVIDTKEASYYFCGPIPFMKTINGALLEWGVPAEDIHFEFFGPAATLA, from the coding sequence ATGTTAAGCCAAAAAACCATTGAAATCATAAAATCAACCGTTCCTGTACTAGAGGTGCACGGAACTGCCATTACAAAACGTTTTTATCAAATGATGTTTGCCAAGCACCCTGAGCTTCTTAATATTTTCAACCATGCCAATCAAAAGCAGGGAAGACAGCAAACAGCTCTGGCCAATGCGGTGTATGCTGCGGCTTTGTATATTGATAAGCTGGAAACAATTTTGCCTGTTGTGAAGCAGATTGGACACAAGCACCGCAGCTTGGGAGTAAAGGCCGAACACTACCCAATCGTCGGGGAAAACCTGCTTGCTGCGATCAAGGACGTACTTGGGGATGCCGCTACGGACGAGATTTTACAGGCGTGGGCAGAAGCGTATGGCGTCATTGCGGATGCCTTCATCGGTGTAGAACACGAAATGTATGAAGAGGCGAGCGGGCAGCCCGGAGGATGGGGAGATTTCAGAGAGTTTATCGTCCAACGCAAGGTGAAGGAAAGTGACGTAATCACTTCCTTCTATCTGGTTCCGGCAGATGGTCAACCGATTTCCAGCTATGAGCCAGGGCAGTATATCAGCGTCAAGGTAGAATTACCGGGTGAGGAATTTACTCACATTCGCCAGTACAGTCTCTCTGATGCGCCAGGGAATGCGTACTACCGCATTTCTGTCAAACGCGAGGATGCGATGCAGGATAAGCCAGCAGGAAAAGTATCCGTTTATTTGTCTGAAGAAGTGAAGGAAGGAGATAGCCTGCAGCTGTCTGCTCCGGCAGGAGATTTTACCTTGCAGCAAGAGGACAGCCGTCCGGTTGTGCTGCTCAGTGGCGGTGTAGGATTGACCCCAATGATCAGCATGCTGAACACACTGATCAAATCGGGAACAGACCGTCCGATCACCTTCATTCACGCAGCCAAAAACGGAAAAGTGCATGCCATGAGGCAGGCAGTGGAGGAGCTGGCCGCAAAACATCCACAGCTTTCTGTTCACTGGTGCTATACACAGCCGACCGAACAAGATCGATTGAACGGTGCTTTCCAGAAAGAAGGATATATCGATTTGCCGTGGCTGCAAAAGGTCATCGATACAAAAGAGGCGAGCTACTATTTCTGTGGTCCAATTCCATTCATGAAGACGATCAACGGTGCTCTGTTGGAATGGGGAGTGCCAGCAGAAGACATTCATTTTGAGTTTTTTGGTCCGGCAGCGACCTTGGCATAA
- a CDS encoding MBL fold metallo-hydrolase → MLNFFTWVGFVVGVLTLGLIGYVAYRYWYHMGQLPKPEFRHLDTKKPMPADWSHDEVTFTWIGHSTILLNMFGTKILTDPVLGEKLGIKLAGVHFGPKRFTPPALDFAEIGEVDIILLSHAHLDHVDLPTLQKLANRSTHVITAHQTSKLFKHMPFGSYEEMQPGEVITTKEGMTITAIPVRHWGNRFPWNHEYGYNGYMIEKNGVRILYPGDTAYISMENLPKQFGPIDLVFMPIGAYKPDSYQAAHCTPEQAWQMFKETKAKWLVPIHWNTFVLSREPVDEPFERLLAAAGDERDRIVVEKQGETFSIPVQ, encoded by the coding sequence ATGCTCAACTTTTTTACATGGGTCGGCTTCGTAGTGGGGGTACTCACGCTCGGATTGATTGGCTATGTGGCTTACCGCTACTGGTACCATATGGGACAGCTTCCGAAGCCGGAGTTTCGTCATCTGGACACGAAAAAGCCAATGCCTGCCGACTGGAGTCATGATGAGGTTACATTTACATGGATCGGCCACTCGACGATTCTGTTGAATATGTTTGGTACGAAAATACTGACGGATCCGGTTTTGGGCGAGAAGCTCGGGATTAAGCTTGCGGGTGTCCATTTTGGTCCCAAACGCTTTACGCCTCCTGCCCTCGACTTTGCTGAAATTGGTGAGGTAGATATCATTTTGCTCTCGCATGCCCATTTGGATCATGTCGATCTGCCTACCTTGCAGAAATTAGCGAATCGCTCCACACATGTCATTACAGCGCACCAGACGAGCAAACTGTTCAAGCATATGCCATTTGGTTCATATGAGGAAATGCAGCCGGGAGAAGTCATTACAACCAAAGAAGGAATGACGATTACGGCGATTCCTGTCCGACACTGGGGCAACCGCTTTCCATGGAATCATGAGTATGGCTACAACGGCTATATGATTGAGAAAAATGGCGTGCGTATCCTCTATCCAGGCGATACGGCTTATATCTCCATGGAAAATTTGCCGAAGCAATTCGGGCCTATTGATCTGGTGTTCATGCCGATCGGCGCCTACAAGCCGGACTCTTATCAAGCCGCGCATTGTACGCCAGAGCAAGCATGGCAGATGTTCAAGGAGACCAAAGCCAAGTGGCTGGTGCCTATTCACTGGAATACGTTTGTGCTCTCGCGTGAGCCAGTTGATGAGCCGTTCGAGCGTTTGTTGGCAGCAGCGGGGGACGAGAGGGATAGGATCGTTGTTGAAAAACAAGGGGAGACGTTTTCGATCCCTGTTCAATAG